The nucleotide sequence CAGGATCTCTTGACGGATAAGGAATTGGTGAGTGCGCTTTGTCCATCGTGCTGAAAAATATCGACTACACATACATGCGCGGCACGCCGTTTGAGCGCAAGGCTCTTTCGGATGTCTCGCTGACGATCGAGGCGGGCAGCTTCACGGCGCTCGCCGGGCATACGGGATCGGGCAAATCGACGCTCGTGCAGCATCTCAACGGCCTTCTGCAGCCCGACAGCGGAACGGTTCTCGTCGACGGCACGGACATCGGCAAGAAGGGCGCGGAGGCGAAGAAGGCGAAGCGCAGCGTCGGCATGGTCTTCCAGTACCCCGAGCATCAGCTCTTCGAGGAGACGGTGGAAAAGGATGTCGCCTTCGGCCCCATGCGTCTCGGGCTTTCCGCGCAGGAGGTCGAGGAGCGCGTGAGGGCGGCGCTGGACTTCGTGGGGCTTCCTGTCTCCGAGTTTGGGGCGCGGTCGCCGTTCGCTCTGTCCGGAGGGCAAAGGAGGCGTGCGGCGATCGCGGGCGTCTTGGCGCTCAAGCCGCGCTATCTCGTGCTCGATGAGCCGACGGCGGGGCTTGACCCGCGTGCGAGCGCCGCGCTCCTCGTGCGTCTCGCCGAACTGCATGAGCAGGGCGGCGTGACCATCGTGCTCGTCTCGCACAATATGGACGACATCGCGCGCTATGCTGACCGCCTCATCGTCATGCATGCGGGCGGCGCGACGCTCGAAGGTGCGCCGCGCGAAGTCTTTTTCGCCAAGGAAAGGCTGGCGGAGGCGGGGCTTCGTGCGCCGCATCTCGTCGAGCTTCTGGAAGAGCTGCGCGAGAAGGGACTCGACCTCGATCCCGCCGCCTTCGACACGGCGGATGGCGCAGCGCGCATCAAAGAGGCTCTGGGGAGGCGAAGACTATGCTGAAGGACATCACGCTCGGGCAGTTCTTCCCGGGCGATTCGCTCCTGCACCGCCTCGATCCGCGCACGAAGATCGTCCTCTTGTTCTTCTTCCTCGCGGCGATCTTCGTCTTTGACTCGCCGCTCGCTTATGCGGCGCTGACGGCGTTCACGGCGGCGCTGATCGCTGTCAGCCGCGTGCCGCTCCTCTTGATGCTCAAGGCGCTGAAGCCGCTCTCGTGGATCATCGCTTTCACGTTCGTCATCCACCTCGTGAGCACGCCGGGCGACGCCTTTTTCCATGTGTGGCTCTTTGACTTCACTTGGCAGGGCGCGGCGAAGGGCTTCTTCATCGCGCTCAGGCTGGCGCTTCTGATTCTCTTGTCCGCGCTCCTCACGTATACGACCTCGCCGCTCGCCCTGACCGATGCCTTGGAAACCCTCATGCAGC is from Selenomonas sputigena ATCC 35185 and encodes:
- a CDS encoding energy-coupling factor transporter ATPase — encoded protein: MSIVLKNIDYTYMRGTPFERKALSDVSLTIEAGSFTALAGHTGSGKSTLVQHLNGLLQPDSGTVLVDGTDIGKKGAEAKKAKRSVGMVFQYPEHQLFEETVEKDVAFGPMRLGLSAQEVEERVRAALDFVGLPVSEFGARSPFALSGGQRRRAAIAGVLALKPRYLVLDEPTAGLDPRASAALLVRLAELHEQGGVTIVLVSHNMDDIARYADRLIVMHAGGATLEGAPREVFFAKERLAEAGLRAPHLVELLEELREKGLDLDPAAFDTADGAARIKEALGRRRLC
- a CDS encoding energy-coupling factor transporter transmembrane component T family protein — translated: MLKDITLGQFFPGDSLLHRLDPRTKIVLLFFFLAAIFVFDSPLAYAALTAFTAALIAVSRVPLLLMLKALKPLSWIIAFTFVIHLVSTPGDAFFHVWLFDFTWQGAAKGFFIALRLALLILLSALLTYTTSPLALTDALETLMQPAKRVGVPAHEIAMMMTIALRFVPTLIEEADKIMKAQQARGADLTEGSVIERVKGFVPVLVPLFISAFRRADDLALAMEARCYRGGVGRTQMKALRISSIDYVAYAFGALFFAALAALKFGGIA